The following proteins come from a genomic window of Nitrosopumilaceae archaeon AB1(1):
- a CDS encoding homoserine kinase has product MSVTVHAPSSTANLGPGFDVFGLALDAFYDKITLSEAKVSSIKSNDSIPLDLEKNTAGLVIQYMKEKFEISNHVEIEIEKGVPAGYGMGSSAASAAATAVAFDKLFNLKLDSNKLIECAGVGEQASAGTIHYDNVAASVLGGFVIVQNTTPLKTIMIEPPKDLRLCIVIPKIDTPEKKTQVSRDVIPNNVKFADSIENLAKATSMVAGFAKKDCKLIGDSVKDIIVEPARKHMIPGFDASKKNAMKAGALGFTISGAGPAVIAFATEADDLEGISSAIKNGMASVGTSHDIICKPSIGARIQ; this is encoded by the coding sequence TTGAGCGTTACTGTACATGCACCATCTAGTACGGCAAATTTAGGTCCAGGATTCGATGTGTTTGGATTAGCACTAGACGCATTTTACGATAAAATTACTCTATCTGAGGCAAAAGTGAGTAGTATAAAATCGAATGATTCTATACCACTTGATTTAGAAAAGAATACAGCTGGATTGGTAATACAATACATGAAAGAGAAGTTTGAGATATCAAATCATGTGGAAATTGAAATAGAAAAAGGAGTTCCTGCCGGATATGGAATGGGGAGTAGCGCCGCATCTGCTGCAGCTACGGCAGTAGCATTTGATAAATTGTTCAATCTAAAACTTGATAGTAATAAATTAATAGAATGTGCTGGTGTTGGAGAACAAGCAAGTGCAGGAACAATTCATTATGATAATGTAGCTGCGTCAGTACTAGGTGGATTTGTAATAGTACAAAATACTACACCGTTAAAAACTATCATGATAGAGCCGCCAAAAGATCTTAGATTATGTATTGTAATACCAAAAATAGACACACCAGAAAAGAAAACCCAAGTGTCTAGAGATGTAATTCCAAACAATGTTAAATTTGCAGATTCAATAGAAAATTTAGCAAAGGCAACATCAATGGTAGCAGGTTTTGCAAAAAAAGACTGTAAATTAATTGGAGATTCTGTTAAAGATATCATTGTAGAGCCAGCAAGAAAACACATGATTCCTGGATTTGATGCTTCAAAAAAGAATGCTATGAAAGCAGGTGCATTAGGATTTACAATAAGTGGTGCAGGTCCGGCAGTTATTGCATTTGCGACAGAGGCAGATGACTTGGAGGGGATTAGCAGTGCAATAAAGAATGGTATGGCATCAGTGGGAACTAGTCATGATATAATCTGTAAACCATCTATTGGTGCTAGAATCCAATGA
- a CDS encoding glycosyltransferase: MKVGQFIYTWGNGHYSRMSKVDHILRQREDIDIHYYSGEEICKKILEKFPQNSENIHTITMPTPIDGKTGPSVPKSLLNFLLPVKGRPPLVKQISTYLKKEAQFYNKEKFDIVINDGDIGSNILAQKRDIPSLFITNQFRTRLWRSRMYLYPSMYYISKQIAKATKIIVADSPPPYTICEYNLNFSKDVEKNVVYSGHFAQKTQRSDTEFTILEKLVMGVDFGYWVRTGNKSTNEYTGERYERVFHSDEMKKEKRLISHAVPDPNINSVLGMDGNRYSIEYAWERKIEWVQIDIGFLSENEKDTVLSNAKYVVVNGSHTIMGEVLGINAKPIIGVPLYDEHTNQLLWAESKGLGIMAQNERNIIQAVSRIHKNFVDYEARVKEFSKNFVSEGAKTTVAIMEEMLKDK, encoded by the coding sequence ATGAAAGTTGGACAATTTATCTACACATGGGGAAATGGACATTATTCTAGAATGAGTAAAGTAGATCACATATTAAGACAAAGGGAAGATATTGACATACATTACTATAGTGGAGAGGAGATTTGTAAGAAAATTCTTGAAAAATTTCCACAAAATAGCGAGAATATACATACAATTACCATGCCAACTCCCATAGATGGTAAAACAGGACCTAGTGTGCCAAAATCATTACTAAATTTTTTACTACCTGTTAAAGGGAGACCACCACTAGTAAAACAGATTTCGACATACCTAAAAAAAGAGGCACAGTTTTACAATAAAGAAAAATTTGATATTGTGATAAATGATGGAGATATAGGCTCCAACATACTAGCACAGAAACGTGATATACCAAGTTTATTCATTACAAATCAGTTTAGAACTAGATTATGGAGATCTAGAATGTACCTATATCCAAGTATGTATTATATTTCAAAACAGATTGCAAAGGCTACTAAAATTATTGTTGCAGATTCACCTCCTCCATATACAATATGTGAATATAATTTGAATTTCTCAAAGGATGTAGAAAAAAATGTGGTATATTCGGGGCATTTTGCTCAAAAAACACAGAGGAGTGATACAGAATTTACAATTTTAGAAAAATTAGTCATGGGAGTAGATTTTGGATATTGGGTACGAACTGGAAACAAGTCTACAAATGAGTACACAGGAGAAAGATATGAGAGAGTGTTTCATAGCGATGAAATGAAGAAAGAAAAACGATTAATTTCACATGCAGTACCAGATCCTAACATTAATTCAGTGTTGGGAATGGATGGGAATAGATATAGTATAGAATATGCATGGGAGAGAAAGATAGAGTGGGTTCAAATTGACATAGGTTTCCTGAGTGAGAATGAGAAAGACACTGTATTGAGTAATGCAAAGTATGTAGTTGTTAATGGATCCCATACAATTATGGGTGAAGTGTTGGGAATAAACGCCAAACCAATAATTGGTGTTCCCTTGTATGATGAACATACAAATCAGTTACTATGGGCAGAGAGCAAAGGATTAGGAATTATGGCACAGAATGAAAGAAATATTATACAAGCTGTGTCTAGAATTCATAAAAATTTTGTAGATTATGAGGCAAGAGTGAAAGAATTTTCAAAAAACTTTGTTAGTGAAGGAGCAAAAACTACTGTTGCCATAATGGAAGAAATGTTAAAAGACAAATAG
- a CDS encoding ATP/GTP-binding protein: MKSIFVTGTAGAGKSLFTSRLHEYYTKNGTFAVILNLNPGVESTPYTCDVDVRDYVDLIQIMKQYDLGPNGSLIMASDLIASKIEDIKKEVFDVNPDYLIIDTPGQIELFAYRTSGSFIAQSLIDQEVVSVFIYDGVLVTTPVNFVSIALLATSIKLRLGLPTLNVMTKTDIIGTKLKDILKWSTSMSALENELSITTDGETFALVSNILRSMNQGGFAQGLLPVSNATSEGMVTVQSMLSRILDMGEEIED, from the coding sequence TTGAAATCAATATTTGTGACAGGAACTGCCGGTGCAGGAAAATCACTATTCACATCTAGATTACACGAATACTATACCAAGAATGGTACCTTTGCAGTTATACTAAATTTAAATCCAGGAGTGGAATCTACACCATACACATGTGATGTTGATGTTCGAGATTATGTGGATTTAATACAAATTATGAAGCAATATGATTTAGGTCCAAACGGATCATTAATCATGGCCAGTGACTTGATTGCATCCAAGATTGAGGATATTAAAAAAGAAGTGTTTGATGTAAACCCAGATTATTTAATAATAGATACTCCCGGACAGATTGAGTTGTTCGCTTATAGGACTAGTGGATCATTTATAGCTCAAAGTCTAATAGATCAAGAAGTAGTTTCTGTATTCATATATGATGGAGTACTAGTTACAACACCGGTAAACTTTGTATCAATTGCCCTACTAGCAACATCAATTAAACTGAGACTTGGTTTGCCTACATTAAATGTAATGACAAAAACTGATATAATTGGTACAAAATTAAAGGATATTTTAAAATGGTCAACTAGTATGTCTGCCTTGGAAAATGAATTAAGTATCACTACTGATGGAGAGACATTTGCTCTAGTCTCAAATATACTTCGTAGTATGAATCAGGGTGGTTTTGCACAAGGATTACTACCCGTATCTAATGCTACAAGTGAAGGAATGGTAACTGTGCAAAGTATGTTGAGTAGAATATTAGACATGGGAGAGGAGATTGAGGATTGA
- a CDS encoding phosphoadenylyl-sulfate reductase, producing MSKFTQDELDKIATTLHTPQEILEWTSENLHPKVTKASSFGAEDAVLIDMMIKINPEFRFFTLDTGRLHQETYDMMSLVQKKYNLKLEVLFPDATDVEDMVNKYGLNLFYDNVDNRVLCCQVRKVYPLNRILPTLDGWITGLRNDQTDNRSSTRILEIDSQHNDIIKINPLLHWTWDDVWKYIKDNDVPYNKLLDMGYSSIGCEPCTRPIKKGENNRAGRWWWEQDSNKECGLHMQHSGGK from the coding sequence ATGAGTAAATTCACTCAAGATGAACTAGATAAAATAGCAACAACGTTGCATACCCCTCAGGAAATACTTGAATGGACATCAGAGAATCTTCATCCCAAAGTCACTAAAGCGTCTAGTTTCGGAGCCGAGGATGCTGTACTAATCGATATGATGATAAAAATTAATCCGGAATTTCGTTTCTTTACACTTGATACTGGTAGACTTCATCAAGAGACGTATGATATGATGAGTCTAGTTCAAAAAAAATATAATCTAAAACTTGAAGTATTATTCCCTGATGCTACTGATGTAGAAGATATGGTAAATAAATATGGTCTAAATCTATTTTATGACAATGTTGATAACCGTGTTTTGTGTTGTCAGGTGCGCAAAGTTTATCCTCTTAATCGAATCTTGCCCACTTTGGATGGTTGGATAACTGGATTAAGAAATGATCAAACAGACAATCGCTCTTCGACACGTATATTGGAGATTGATTCCCAACATAATGACATCATTAAGATTAACCCACTTTTACATTGGACTTGGGACGATGTTTGGAAATACATTAAAGACAATGATGTTCCATACAATAAACTATTAGATATGGGGTATTCGAGCATTGGTTGTGAACCGTGTACACGACCTATCAAAAAAGGTGAGAATAACAGAGCAGGTAGATGGTGGTGGGAGCAAGACTCCAATAAAGAATGTGGACTACACATGCAACACTCTGGAGGTAAATAA
- a CDS encoding glycosyltransferase family 2 protein — protein sequence MESQLIKNNPQVSIIIPTYNESLNILNILGSIKNILPKNILVEALVVDDNSPDGTGQIVEKYIKDTPKTNFSIGVLHRTAKIGLGSAIMSGIKHARGNMLVIMDGDFSHPPEIIPKMIDALKNFDLVIASRYIKGGKVIDWPMKRRLISKLGTKIANISLGIQTKDPMSGFFAFKKPIINGLKIDAIGYKLLLEILVKLKDVRIQEIPYTFQNRTDGSSKMDASTVIDYMYSIWRLYLHNRSITDEPRKSIHFVSKVGRFFTVGASGLLLNLVISTLFVSGITEFWYIHANLVGIFFSMTTNFFLNKVWTFRDRDFSPRLVLSQYLKFLSLSSVGALVQISLVYYLVDVVDFTYSYALILAVLTAAMSNFILNKKLTFNEKIWS from the coding sequence GTGGAATCTCAATTAATTAAAAATAATCCTCAAGTATCAATTATCATTCCTACATATAATGAGTCATTAAACATTCTAAACATATTGGGATCCATCAAAAACATATTGCCAAAAAATATACTAGTTGAAGCTTTGGTGGTTGATGACAATTCACCAGATGGAACTGGACAAATAGTTGAAAAGTACATCAAAGATACACCAAAGACCAATTTTAGTATTGGAGTGTTACATCGTACAGCAAAAATTGGACTCGGTTCTGCAATTATGTCTGGAATTAAACATGCAAGAGGAAATATGTTGGTAATTATGGATGGTGATTTCTCGCATCCACCAGAAATAATTCCTAAAATGATTGATGCGCTGAAAAATTTTGATCTAGTCATAGCATCACGATATATCAAAGGAGGCAAAGTTATTGATTGGCCAATGAAACGTCGTCTAATAAGTAAATTGGGTACAAAAATTGCCAATATTAGTCTTGGAATTCAAACCAAAGATCCCATGTCTGGATTTTTCGCATTTAAAAAACCGATAATAAATGGTTTGAAAATTGATGCTATTGGTTACAAATTATTACTTGAGATACTTGTAAAGTTAAAAGATGTACGAATACAAGAAATTCCATATACATTTCAAAATAGAACAGATGGTTCTAGTAAAATGGATGCATCAACAGTCATTGATTATATGTATTCCATCTGGCGTTTGTACCTGCATAACCGTTCAATTACTGATGAACCACGAAAATCTATTCACTTTGTATCCAAGGTCGGACGATTTTTCACAGTTGGTGCATCAGGTTTACTGTTAAATCTTGTCATATCTACACTATTTGTATCTGGAATTACAGAATTTTGGTACATACACGCAAATCTCGTAGGAATATTCTTTTCAATGACTACGAATTTCTTCTTAAACAAAGTCTGGACATTTAGAGATAGAGATTTTTCACCGCGTCTTGTATTATCTCAATATCTTAAATTTCTATCACTAAGCTCAGTTGGAGCACTTGTACAAATTAGTTTGGTGTATTATCTTGTGGATGTAGTAGACTTTACATACTCTTATGCACTTATTTTAGCTGTACTTACAGCAGCAATGAGCAATTTCATATTAAATAAAAAACTCACATTTAACGAAAAAATTTGGAGTTAA
- a CDS encoding 7-carboxy-7-deazaguanine synthase QueE, which translates to MNVRLFELFTSIEGEGLFCGTKTLFVRLAGCPFTCFYCDTLDALPLDSGNEYSIEQAQHMIDDSLQSETFKVNFTGGDPLVQHKAVAILAKYVQSKNIKTYLESSCFDSEKFAHILPFIDYSKIEFKTIDSEFVKHDNGVMINTALKCLELSLASKATTFIKIVVSAHTRKETIKDLTVKIFSLDTEKLVGIFIQPTFGIEEPSLESLVEFYDIIHPFFSQVRIIPQLHKFMHAP; encoded by the coding sequence ATGAATGTCAGACTATTTGAGCTCTTTACTTCTATAGAAGGTGAAGGACTTTTTTGTGGTACAAAAACCCTCTTTGTTCGTCTAGCCGGATGTCCATTTACTTGTTTTTACTGTGATACTTTGGATGCACTACCATTAGATTCAGGAAATGAATATTCTATTGAACAGGCACAACATATGATTGATGATTCATTACAATCTGAAACATTTAAAGTAAATTTCACAGGTGGTGATCCACTGGTTCAACATAAGGCTGTTGCAATACTTGCAAAATACGTTCAATCTAAAAATATTAAAACATATTTAGAATCATCATGTTTTGATTCAGAGAAATTTGCACATATTTTACCATTCATTGATTATTCCAAGATAGAATTTAAGACTATAGATTCTGAATTTGTAAAACATGATAATGGTGTCATGATAAATACTGCGCTAAAATGTCTAGAGTTGTCTCTTGCAAGTAAAGCTACCACTTTTATCAAAATTGTAGTTAGTGCGCACACTAGAAAAGAGACAATTAAAGATTTAACTGTCAAGATATTTTCCTTAGATACTGAAAAACTTGTTGGCATCTTTATACAACCTACATTTGGTATTGAAGAACCATCCTTGGAATCACTTGTAGAATTTTATGATATTATTCACCCTTTTTTTTCACAGGTACGTATAATTCCACAATTACACAAATTCATGCATGCCCCATAA
- a CDS encoding lysylphosphatidylglycerol synthase transmembrane domain-containing protein translates to MMHWRFTVIPATTIPIILIAIRFDIDIIDVFTISAVPIVFAASLLFLKLVISGLKFSYIVRSNLGKFDSIWRMTGVRIGSEFIKFTTPMFIGAEFVVIYWLHKKNVPTPKALWIAILDIVTEVLAGGVLSIAAGLFALYSGAYLIATVILATSISITTLWVVLFFLSSTHTFQLPGVFAFILRKTLKTKSEKYIKETNKWMSDVCHMSRDNLHKSSSKKIFVNSFFMSLAAWICYGLSFLIIAVGIGYDVSIFDSIMSVMGANAIANLPITVGGSGLVEFGVIAYLNDLNPFDPQIAENAAGWNAVVAWRIATYYIPIAITWLFLMKLALVRYNKPSNIT, encoded by the coding sequence ATGATGCATTGGAGATTCACTGTTATACCTGCAACCACAATTCCTATAATTCTAATTGCTATTCGATTTGATATTGATATAATAGATGTATTTACAATTAGTGCTGTACCAATAGTTTTTGCGGCCAGTTTGCTTTTCTTAAAATTAGTAATATCTGGATTAAAGTTTAGCTATATTGTACGATCCAATTTAGGTAAATTTGATTCTATTTGGAGAATGACTGGGGTACGAATTGGAAGTGAATTTATAAAATTTACAACTCCAATGTTTATAGGAGCTGAATTTGTAGTCATTTATTGGTTACACAAAAAAAATGTACCAACACCCAAGGCTCTTTGGATTGCTATACTTGATATTGTTACAGAGGTTTTAGCTGGTGGTGTATTATCAATAGCTGCAGGACTGTTTGCATTATACAGTGGAGCTTATCTAATTGCTACTGTGATTCTTGCTACTAGTATTTCCATTACAACTCTTTGGGTAGTTTTATTCTTTTTATCTTCCACGCATACATTCCAGCTTCCTGGTGTGTTTGCGTTTATACTACGAAAGACTCTGAAAACAAAAAGTGAAAAATACATTAAAGAGACCAACAAATGGATGTCAGACGTCTGTCATATGAGTAGAGATAATCTACATAAATCTAGTTCGAAAAAAATCTTTGTTAACAGCTTTTTCATGTCTCTTGCTGCGTGGATCTGTTACGGTTTGTCATTTTTAATTATTGCAGTAGGAATTGGATATGACGTATCTATATTTGACTCAATAATGTCAGTAATGGGTGCCAACGCAATCGCAAATCTACCTATAACTGTGGGTGGATCTGGACTTGTAGAATTTGGTGTCATTGCATATCTGAACGATCTGAATCCTTTTGATCCACAAATCGCTGAAAATGCAGCAGGATGGAATGCTGTAGTTGCTTGGCGTATTGCTACATACTATATCCCAATTGCTATAACTTGGTTATTTTTGATGAAACTTGCTCTTGTGCGATATAATAAACCGTCCAACATAACATAG
- the folE gene encoding GTP cyclohydrolase I FolE, whose product MNTDKVEGLIRELLIEIGEDPTREGLRDTPKRIARMYGEIFAGYDKDSELSIQFSEDSGTVLAKDIQFYSMCEHHMLPFFGKVHIAYNPRGTVFGISKLVRLVEKYAHRLQIQERLTRNIADELCSLGIIDVAVISDADHLCMKMRGVKNDARMTMSTFRGIYENKIDREIILSLIRQGSSHSMTSLENKN is encoded by the coding sequence TTGAATACAGATAAGGTCGAAGGATTAATTCGTGAATTACTAATTGAAATTGGGGAGGATCCAACTAGAGAAGGATTACGTGATACACCAAAACGTATAGCACGCATGTATGGAGAGATCTTTGCTGGATATGATAAAGATTCTGAATTATCTATACAATTCTCCGAGGATTCAGGTACTGTACTTGCCAAAGACATTCAATTCTACTCTATGTGTGAACATCATATGTTACCTTTCTTTGGCAAAGTCCATATCGCATACAATCCACGTGGCACCGTGTTTGGAATCTCCAAACTAGTACGCCTAGTTGAGAAATATGCTCATAGATTACAAATTCAAGAACGATTAACACGAAATATTGCCGATGAATTATGCTCTCTTGGTATTATTGATGTTGCTGTTATCTCAGATGCTGATCATCTTTGTATGAAAATGAGGGGAGTCAAAAATGATGCAAGAATGACTATGAGTACATTTAGAGGAATATATGAAAATAAAATTGATCGCGAAATAATATTATCATTAATTAGACAGGGTTCTAGTCATTCTATGACTTCATTGGAAAATAAAAATTAA
- a CDS encoding phosphoribosyltransferase: protein MKKIPNCLEEVLLIDDIVTRGSTFLGAANRIKIECPTTKIRAFAFMRTISNSDEFEKIVNPCSGMITIKDNDAFRKP from the coding sequence ATGAAAAAAATTCCAAATTGTCTAGAAGAAGTTCTTTTAATTGATGATATTGTAACTCGTGGTTCAACCTTTCTTGGAGCTGCAAACAGAATAAAAATTGAATGTCCCACGACAAAAATTAGAGCATTTGCATTTATGCGAACAATAAGTAATTCAGATGAGTTTGAAAAAATTGTTAACCCATGTAGCGGAATGATCACGATTAAAGATAATGATGCATTTAGAAAACCGTAA
- a CDS encoding 7-cyano-7-deazaguanine synthase — MKKAVIVFSGGVDSICMAALLKKRYDLYGITFTYGQRANREVLVAKRMAKKLLVKHVISDIQFMKSLYGNSNVLTNSKSNIPSFFDYSIVVPIRNAIFLSIASAWAFSINAKMVAYGAHKNDVTYPDCRPRFTKKMQDAINLGEIDGIKSGLREEIEIWSPYVAGFTKSQLLKKGYAILKDEIFNSWSCYANKTIHCGNCESCQNRKKAFAKIKLVDKTKYAH; from the coding sequence ATGAAAAAGGCGGTAATCGTGTTTAGTGGCGGTGTAGACTCTATCTGTATGGCAGCGTTACTCAAAAAAAGATATGATCTATACGGTATTACATTCACATATGGTCAACGAGCAAATCGTGAGGTGCTAGTTGCAAAACGAATGGCAAAGAAACTACTAGTAAAACATGTAATATCAGATATTCAATTTATGAAATCATTGTATGGGAATTCTAATGTATTGACAAATTCTAAATCAAACATACCATCTTTTTTTGATTATTCTATTGTAGTACCAATAAGAAATGCAATATTTCTATCCATAGCATCAGCATGGGCATTTAGTATTAATGCTAAAATGGTAGCATACGGTGCACACAAGAATGATGTAACGTATCCTGATTGCAGACCACGGTTCACAAAAAAAATGCAAGATGCCATTAATCTAGGTGAGATAGATGGAATAAAATCAGGATTAAGAGAAGAGATAGAAATTTGGAGTCCATACGTTGCAGGATTTACAAAGAGTCAGTTGTTAAAAAAAGGATATGCAATTTTAAAAGATGAGATATTTAATTCATGGAGTTGTTATGCAAACAAGACCATACATTGTGGAAATTGTGAATCATGTCAAAATAGAAAAAAAGCGTTTGCAAAGATAAAGTTGGTAGATAAAACCAAGTATGCACACTAG
- a CDS encoding DNA-processing protein DprA codes for MTSIMSEESMPMEFLVGHGFNDTEKKFCPDKIYTKGDTDIALLRPKVSVIGVRKASPEGLEYARDITKKLVAKHVVIVSGLAEGIDTVAHETAMNNGGKTIAVIGTPLNKTFPAKNFKLQQKIMKNHLVITQFANNHPILPQNFIMRNKIMALISDASIIVEAGKTSGTIHQGWEGLRLGRLVFLTKNVINNCKSEWADEMMKYGAIELDELDDIFQVLPSDIKMSKLFE; via the coding sequence ATGACATCAATAATGTCAGAAGAATCAATGCCTATGGAATTTCTTGTAGGTCATGGATTTAATGATACAGAAAAAAAATTTTGTCCAGATAAAATATACACAAAAGGGGATACTGATATTGCATTATTACGTCCTAAAGTATCAGTGATTGGAGTTAGAAAAGCCTCACCAGAAGGACTTGAATATGCTAGAGATATAACTAAAAAATTAGTTGCAAAACATGTAGTAATTGTTAGTGGATTAGCTGAAGGAATAGACACTGTTGCTCATGAGACGGCAATGAATAATGGAGGGAAAACTATTGCGGTAATTGGGACACCATTAAATAAAACATTTCCAGCGAAAAATTTTAAACTTCAACAAAAAATTATGAAAAATCATCTAGTAATTACACAATTTGCAAACAATCATCCAATATTACCACAAAATTTTATAATGCGAAATAAAATAATGGCGTTAATCTCTGATGCAAGTATAATTGTAGAGGCAGGTAAAACAAGTGGTACAATACATCAAGGCTGGGAAGGATTAAGACTTGGAAGACTAGTATTTTTAACAAAAAATGTTATAAATAATTGTAAATCAGAGTGGGCAGATGAGATGATGAAATACGGAGCAATAGAGCTTGATGAACTAGATGATATTTTTCAGGTACTGCCATCAGATATTAAAATGAGTAAACTCTTTGAATAA
- a CDS encoding Snf7 family protein, whose protein sequence is MTQFQDKWVKTSSSSVGETIVNKLKSQPPLKPQLEKGVKRVHAQVSKLDNMLNNLKTRDKQIFQDIIDATQHHDTNKSHVLANELAEVRKVSKILTSARMSLEQIELRLITAHDLGDTVVTIMPTVGLMKNLQSSMSKFMPGADKEIAEMADTLSGLMFDTFSGDTQFGVNASTTAESESILQEATAVAESQLDNKLPSMPDANASDYQAKYE, encoded by the coding sequence ATGACTCAATTTCAGGATAAATGGGTAAAAACATCATCATCTAGTGTAGGTGAGACTATTGTCAACAAGCTAAAGTCACAACCACCATTAAAGCCACAACTTGAGAAAGGTGTCAAGCGTGTTCATGCCCAAGTATCCAAATTAGATAATATGTTAAATAATTTAAAAACACGTGATAAACAAATATTTCAAGATATTATAGATGCAACTCAACACCATGACACAAACAAGAGTCATGTGCTTGCAAATGAATTAGCCGAGGTTCGTAAAGTATCTAAAATTTTAACTAGCGCACGAATGTCACTTGAACAGATAGAATTACGTCTAATAACTGCACATGATCTTGGAGATACCGTAGTTACAATCATGCCAACCGTAGGATTAATGAAAAATCTCCAGTCTTCCATGTCAAAATTCATGCCTGGCGCAGACAAGGAGATTGCTGAGATGGCCGACACTCTGAGTGGTTTAATGTTTGATACGTTTTCAGGTGACACTCAATTTGGTGTTAATGCTAGCACAACTGCTGAATCTGAAAGTATCTTACAAGAGGCCACTGCTGTTGCAGAATCACAATTGGATAATAAATTACCATCAATGCCAGATGCCAATGCATCTGATTATCAGGCAAAGTATGAATAA
- a CDS encoding SDR family NAD(P)-dependent oxidoreductase → MDFAGKVVVITGASTGIGRAAAINFSHRGANLVLVSRNKDALEKVKPNLSDTADVLLIPCDVSDNNQVIDMAKKTLKHFGRIDILVNNAGFAILSTITNQKISDIESQMKTNYFGMIYCIKQFLPVMLERNSGHIVNVASVAGSFGLAQIAPYCASKYAMLGFSEGLKQELYNTNVDVTVVSPMMTKTNFFDHPSFVNMHKYSPMTLTPEQVARVIIRASGSSRLEIIVPSYVRIVIWLKQTFPFIINPIIHHIMMRK, encoded by the coding sequence TTGGATTTCGCAGGAAAAGTTGTTGTGATCACAGGAGCCTCTACAGGTATTGGCAGAGCTGCTGCCATTAATTTTTCACACCGTGGAGCTAATCTTGTACTTGTATCTAGAAATAAAGATGCATTAGAGAAGGTCAAACCAAATTTGAGTGATACTGCAGATGTACTTTTGATACCGTGTGATGTATCTGATAATAATCAGGTAATAGACATGGCCAAGAAAACATTGAAGCATTTTGGTAGAATTGATATTCTAGTAAATAACGCAGGATTTGCAATTTTATCCACCATTACTAATCAAAAGATTTCTGATATTGAATCTCAAATGAAAACCAATTATTTTGGGATGATTTATTGTATTAAACAATTTCTCCCTGTAATGTTAGAGAGGAATTCTGGACATATTGTAAATGTGGCCTCTGTAGCTGGAAGTTTTGGGTTGGCTCAGATTGCACCTTACTGCGCTTCCAAATATGCCATGTTGGGATTCTCTGAAGGACTTAAACAGGAATTATACAACACAAATGTAGATGTTACAGTAGTTAGTCCTATGATGACAAAAACTAACTTTTTTGATCATCCTTCCTTTGTTAATATGCATAAATATTCTCCAATGACTTTAACACCAGAGCAAGTTGCGCGTGTAATAATTCGAGCGTCTGGTTCATCTAGACTCGAAATTATAGTTCCATCTTATGTTAGAATAGTAATTTGGTTAAAGCAGACCTTTCCATTTATCATTAATCCAATCATACATCATATAATGATGCGTAAATAA
- a CDS encoding nucleotidyltransferase domain-containing protein, producing MKRIFLKYETFSEILSEKLVKEEIKYSLIYGSFAKGIEKETSDIDLLIIGDVLEDHVLRIISNIERNINREINFILWTEKELKEKIKKNIPLIREILHTSVIMLIGEENEFKRFAK from the coding sequence ATGAAAAGAATATTTTTAAAATATGAAACATTTAGTGAAATATTATCCGAAAAGCTGGTAAAAGAAGAAATAAAGTATTCATTAATTTATGGATCATTTGCAAAAGGAATAGAGAAAGAAACAAGTGATATTGATCTTCTCATAATTGGTGATGTATTAGAAGATCATGTGCTAAGAATTATTTCAAATATCGAGAGAAACATAAATCGTGAAATTAATTTTATTCTTTGGACTGAAAAAGAATTGAAAGAAAAAATCAAGAAAAATATTCCATTAATTAGAGAGATATTACATACATCTGTAATAATGTTAATTGGAGAGGAGAATGAATTTAAGCGATTTGCAAAGTAA